In Flavobacterium piscisymbiosum, the sequence ATACACCATTTTGCAATATAATTGGTGTAGAAATTATTGTTGATGTTGTTCTCGTATTCGTTTGGACCTGTAACGCCAAGAATTACGTACTGATTTTTTTCTTTAGAGAAAGAAGCTCTTTGGTGCCAAAAACGTGCAATCCCAATTAAAACTTCTAATCCTTTTTCAGGAATGTAAGAGTAATCTCCGGTGAAACGGTTATAGTTGAAAATCGCAAAAGCAATCGCTCCGTTTCTGTGGATTTCTTCGTGTGTGATTTCCCATTCGTTATGGCATTCTTCGCCATTCATGGTAACCATTGGATATAAAGCTGCTCCGTTTTTGAAACCTAAATTGTCTTTGGCATTTTCAATCGCTTTGTCTAATTGATTGAAACGATACGTCAATAAATTTCTCGCAACTTGCTGATCTTTTGTCGCCATATAAAATGGAATACAATATGCCTCAGTATCCCAATAAGTAGATCCGCCGTATTTTTCTCCGGTGAAACCTTTTGGGCCAATATTCAAACGAGAATCTTTTCCTAAATAAGTTTGGTTTAATTGAAAGATATTGAAACGGATTCCTTGTTGTGCTTTTACATCGCCATCGATTGTAATATCCGACATTTCCCAGATTTTTGCCCAGGCATCAATTTGATTTTGAAGTAAAGCATCGTATCCTAAATTAAGGGCAGCTTTTATTGTTTTTTCGGCTGCAGCCAAAGTATTATCGTGGTTTAAAGAAACCGTATATCCTCCAATTTTCTGAATTGCTGAGGTTTGTCCTTTTGCAATAATAGTTCCGTAAGTATACTGAACTTTATCTGCAGTTGAATCGATTGTTGAAGGCGAAACATGAATATCTTCATCGTTTGCCAAAATCGTATTGTGCATGAAAGTCGTAACTTTAAAATGCGTTTTAAACGTTTGAGCCGTTACAAAAGCTTCGTTTGTGCCTTTTTTTACTTCAAGAGGTTCCCAAAATTTTTCTTCCCAGTTAGCATCTTCATTGGTTACACCAGCATCTACGTAAGGTTTATAAACAATTTTTGCATCTTTGTTTAAAGGCGTAATTTCGAATTTGATAATTCCGGCTTCATCCAGATCCAAAGAAAGAAAACGACGAATATTTACGGCAATTTCAGTTCCGTTTTTCAGCGTAGCTTCAAAAGAACGATTGTACCATCCTTCTTTCATATTCAATTCTCTACGGAAATTTCTAACTTCGGTACACGTATTTAAATCAAGATTTTCTTCGTTGATTTCAACGTCAATTCCAATCCAGTTTGGAGCGTTTAATACTTTTGCAAAATATTTTGGATAACCGTTTTTCCACCATCCCACTTTGGTTTTGTCCGGATAATAGATTCCGGCAATATAACTTCCCTGAAAAGTTTCTCCAGTGTATGTTTCTTCAAAGTTGGCGCGTTGTCCCATGGCACCGTTCCCGATACTGAAAAGACTTTCAGACGACTTTACGCTGCTGGCATCAAATCCTTCTTCTATGATGGACCAGTTGTCTGGTTTTATATAATCTTGATTCATTTTTTCTTTAATTAGATAATTGGGCAATTAGATAATGTGTCAATTAGGTAATTAGATAATTACTTTTTTGATTGATTTCTAATTGCTGATTGTTTTACTATTTTGATTGATGATTTTTAACTGTTTGTGAGTTTGTTTCAATTGGATAATTCAGTTGTAGTGAATCATCTCACTTCTAATTGACACATTCTCTAATTATTACATTTTCTAATGGATTAAATTGTCGATAAAGCTTTCGTCTATTACCGTAAAATCTTTAAAAATGTATTGGGCTTCATGTAAAATTGTTTCCTCACCAATTCCTACACTTACCATTCCGCCAATGTTTGCTGCCTGAATTCCTGCAACAGAATCTTCGAATACAATGGCATCTTTTGGATCAATGTTTAATAATTGAGCCGCTTTCAGGAAAACTTCCGGATCTGGTTTGGCATTGGTAACGTCGTTTCCGTCAACAATAACATCGAAATACGAGATGATTCCTGTTTTCTCAAGGATTGGTCTGGCATTTTTACTCGCTGATCCCAAAGCAATTCCCTGATTTTTTTCTTTTAATAGTTGTAGCGTTTTAAAAACCCCCGGAAGAATCTCACTTTCATCCATATCAACCAAATAAGATAAGTAATCTTCGTTTTTTTGAATCAGCCATTTGTCTTTGTCTTCTTGTGAAGCCTGAACATTTCCTAATTCAAGAATGATATCTAACGAACGTACACGGCTTACACCTTTTAATAATTCGTTATTTTCATGTGTAAAATTTATATTTAATGCTTTTGCAATTTTCTGCCAAGCTAAAAAATGATATTTGGCGGTATCAACGATTACGCCATCAAGGTCGAATATGAATGCTTTTTTGTTCATTATATTAGAGATGTTCTTATGATTTTTGAATAGTGTCGTCTACATCTTTTACTTTGTAAACTAAAAGAGCAGCGATTAAAAAACTGACTCCGCTTGTAATTAAGGCATAAATTGCATCGCCGTTATAAAGGTATTTTACAATTGGACCTCCAATAAGTGCGTTTACAATTTGCGGAATCACAACAAAAAAGTTGAAAATTCCCATGTAAACTCCCATTTTTTTAGGAGCAATTGATCCCGCAAGAATGGCATAAGGCATGGCGAGAATACTTGCCCAGGCAACTCCAACTAAAATCATTGGTAATACGACCCAATCTTCATTTGGCATGAAATAAATCGAAATCAATCCGATTCCTCCAATGATTAATGAAACGGCGTGAGTTGATTTTCGCCCGATTTTTTTAGCGATGTAAGGCAGGAAAAACAATGCGATAATAGCAGAAACTAAGTTGTAAACTCCAAACAGAATTCCAACCCAATCTCCGGCATCCTGATACTGCTGGCTTGAAGTGTCGCTTAGTGGCAATCCGTAAATGTGATGTGCAATGGCCGGAGTTGTAAAAACCCACATACCAAATAACCCAAACCAGGAGAAAAACTGTACCCAACTTAGCTGACGCATAGTTGTTGGCATTTTTGCAAAGTCTGTAAAAATGTCTGAAAGTTTTGATTTTTCTTCTGAGGGAACATCGACTTCACTTTGAGGATCTTCAAAATTGGATAATTCTTCTGGCGAATATTCTTTTGTTGTAAACAGCGTTACTAAAATTGAACCAATTAAAACCGCCGCTCCAATGATAAAAGAAAGAGTCAGATTTAAAGGAACACTTCCCGGAACTGTACTGTTTGAAACGTGAAAATACTTGGTTAAAACATACGGTAATGCTGAACCAATTACGGCACCAAAACCAATTAATGAAGTTTGAATACTAAAACCTGCGGTACGCTGATCTGTTCTTAAATTATCACCAACCAAAGCGCGAAAAGGCTCCATAGCGATGTTGAAAGAAGCATCCATGATCATTAACATTCCGGCTCCAACCCATAAGGCAGGTAATATAGAAATGAAAATATTAGCCTGTGGCATTAAAATTAATCCAACTGAAGCTAAGATTGCGCCAACAAGAAAAAAGGGCTTTCGTCTTCCGAATCGTCCCCAGGTTTTGTCGCTATAATGACCAATGATTGGCTGCACTATTAATCCCATAAGGGGAGCAATAATCCAGAACCATGATAATTCATGTACGTCGGCACCAAAAATTTGAAGAATTCTGCTGGCATTTGCATTCTGAAGAGCAAACCCCATTTGTATTCCCAAGAAACCGAAACTCATGTTCCAAATTTCCCAGAAACTTAATTTACGCTTTTCCATTATCGTAATTAAAAAATTAATTAGACGATAAGCGCTTTGCTTATCAAAACTTACTTATGGTTTCGAAGTAAAAGTAAAAGCTTTGAGCAGGCGTAAAAGTATAAATTATTTTTTTAATTCAAATCATAAAAAAACCATAAATAACATTTATGGCTTTAGAATGTATTGATTTTAAGAAAATTAGTCAGTAGATTCTCTTTCTATGAGATGCGTTTCTATAACTTCTGTAGTGTAATTTTCGTTTTCTTCATCGTCGTCATCATGCTCAGCTTCGAGTCTTTCGATCAGCATTTTAGCTGCTTTATTACCCATTTTTTCACCACTTTGGCTTACCGTTGTAATGGTGGGAGTAGAATATTTAGAAATAATTCCATCAGTAAAAGCAATTACGGCAAGATCTTCCGGAACTTTAAGTCCCATTTTGTTGGCTGTTTTAATGATTGTTACGGCAAAAAGCTCGTTTACAGCAAAAACAGCATCAAAAGCTCTGTCGTGTAAAAGCTGACTAATGGTAATTTCGCAAGTATCGACATCTTCAATTTTAATGATTAAATCTTCGTTAAATGGTAATCCGTTGTCCAGAAGAGCTTTTTCGTAACCATCGGTTCTTAGTTTTCCAACACTTACATAATCAACAGTAGTAACAAGCGCAATCTTTTTTCGGCCATTATCAATCAAACTCTGAACGGCTTCGTAAGCGGCAGCTTTATCATCAATAATTACTTTATCGCATAAAATGTCATTGGTCACGCGGTCGAACATTACAACTGGCATTCCCTGATTGATGACTTCGGTAATATGGTGAAAATCACCTTTGTATTGGGTTTCTTTAGAAAGAGACATGATAAAACCATCGATACTTCCGTTGGCCAGCATTTCCATATTCAGGACTTCTTTATCGAAAGAATCATCAGATAAACAAATGACAACACTGTATCCATTTTCGTTCGCCACTTGTTCGATTCCGTTGATTACGGTAGAGAAAAAATAATGTACAATTTCCGGAATAATAATACCAATACTTTTGGTTTTTCGGTTTTTTAGACTAAGAGCAATGTTGTTGGGTTTATAGTTGTAAAACTTTGCAAAAGCCTGAACTTTAAGACGTGTTTCTTCTCCTATTTCTAAGCTGTTTCTGAGTGATTTTGAGACAGTTGAAATAGATACGTCAAGTTCTTTTGCAATCTGTTTTAGGGTGATTTTGCGTTTCATGGTATTTGTTGAAAAAAATCTAATTATTAATAAAGGTATCTTTTATTTTTTGATTTGTCATTTTTTGACTGAAAAGATTACAAAAAATAGAAAGTTTTCAACACTATCACGTTTTCGTAACTCAATATAAATTGTCTCTGGTCGAGCACGTTAATAAATTCATAATTTTGAAATTCGAAGTAAAATTAAAAACTTAACTAACAATCAAAAACTCAAACTAATTTAAACAAAAAGTATGAAAACAATTTACAAAAAGTTGTTATTTTTATTCCTACTGTTACCGTTTAGTGTACTAGCTCAAAGTACCTTAACAGGAACAGTTGCCGATCTGGCAACGGGGCAACCAATCCCGGGAGTAAACGTAAATGTACAGGGTGCTCCAGGCGGATCATCAACAGATTTTGACGGTAAATTTCAGTTATCTAATTTAAAAAATGGAGACAAAATTTTGGTTTCATTTATTGGATACAAAACGTCAACTGTAGTTTTTAATGGTCAAAAAACTATATCGATTTCTTTAGAAGAAGATACCAATCAGCTTAAAGAAGTTGTGGTACAGGTAGGTTACGGTACTGTTAAGAAAAAAGATGCTACAGGTGCGGTAACGGTTTTATCTGCCAATCAGCTTAATAAAGGACCGGTTGGTTCTGCAGATCAGCTGCTTGTAGGTAGAGCTTCTGGAGTTAGAATTACTACAGATGGTGGTATGCCAGATGCAAATCCAAATATTAGAATTAGAGGTGGAAGTTCATTATCAGGAAATAACAATCCGTTGATTATTATTGATGGTGTGCCAATTGATAATACCAATCCGGTAGGAATTTCTAATCCATTAACATTGATAAACCCTAACGATATTGATTCGTTTACAATATTAAAAGATGCGTCAGCTACCGCTATTTATGGTTCAAGAGCATCAAATGGTGTGATCATTGTTACGACTAAAAAAGGTGTTAGTGGTGCTCCAAAATTTACTTTCTCATCTAATATAACTATTGGTAAGGTAAATAATCCTGTTGATATGATGACTGGAACACAATTTACCTCTTTTATGCAAAAGTATCATCCTGATTACACCAATTTATTAGGTGTGCCTGATGGTAGTGGTGCGCTTGATAATCCGGCAACTCCTCAAATCGAAGGAAGAAAGTTGTATAATACAGACTGGCAGGATTTAATTTACAGAACCTCTTTCTCTAGTGACAATAACTTTAGTGCAAGAGCAAACTTATTTGGTAAAATTCCGTTTAGAGCTTCTGTTGGTTATGCTAAAAATGAAGG encodes:
- a CDS encoding glycoside hydrolase family 65 protein, with translation MNQDYIKPDNWSIIEEGFDASSVKSSESLFSIGNGAMGQRANFEETYTGETFQGSYIAGIYYPDKTKVGWWKNGYPKYFAKVLNAPNWIGIDVEINEENLDLNTCTEVRNFRRELNMKEGWYNRSFEATLKNGTEIAVNIRRFLSLDLDEAGIIKFEITPLNKDAKIVYKPYVDAGVTNEDANWEEKFWEPLEVKKGTNEAFVTAQTFKTHFKVTTFMHNTILANDEDIHVSPSTIDSTADKVQYTYGTIIAKGQTSAIQKIGGYTVSLNHDNTLAAAEKTIKAALNLGYDALLQNQIDAWAKIWEMSDITIDGDVKAQQGIRFNIFQLNQTYLGKDSRLNIGPKGFTGEKYGGSTYWDTEAYCIPFYMATKDQQVARNLLTYRFNQLDKAIENAKDNLGFKNGAALYPMVTMNGEECHNEWEITHEEIHRNGAIAFAIFNYNRFTGDYSYIPEKGLEVLIGIARFWHQRASFSKEKNQYVILGVTGPNEYENNINNNFYTNYIAKWCIDYTEEQIKKVAAEYPADHKRILEKVNLAEAEIQEWKKVANNMYFPKSEELGVYLQQDGFLDKDLVPVKDLDKSQRPINQKWSWDRVLRSPYIKQADVLQCFYFFEDHFSKEELKRNFEFYESFTVHESSLSPCVHSIQAAHLDKMDMAYTFYLRTSRLDLDDYNKEVEEGCHITSMAGTWMSIVEGFGGMRVKNDQLHFAPKIPKEWKGYSFKINFRNQILKVSVNHDETTFTVDGDQDLTIVVNGNPEIASKFVQIN
- the pgmB gene encoding beta-phosphoglucomutase, with product MNKKAFIFDLDGVIVDTAKYHFLAWQKIAKALNINFTHENNELLKGVSRVRSLDIILELGNVQASQEDKDKWLIQKNEDYLSYLVDMDESEILPGVFKTLQLLKEKNQGIALGSASKNARPILEKTGIISYFDVIVDGNDVTNAKPDPEVFLKAAQLLNIDPKDAIVFEDSVAGIQAANIGGMVSVGIGEETILHEAQYIFKDFTVIDESFIDNLIH
- a CDS encoding MFS transporter, with amino-acid sequence MEKRKLSFWEIWNMSFGFLGIQMGFALQNANASRILQIFGADVHELSWFWIIAPLMGLIVQPIIGHYSDKTWGRFGRRKPFFLVGAILASVGLILMPQANIFISILPALWVGAGMLMIMDASFNIAMEPFRALVGDNLRTDQRTAGFSIQTSLIGFGAVIGSALPYVLTKYFHVSNSTVPGSVPLNLTLSFIIGAAVLIGSILVTLFTTKEYSPEELSNFEDPQSEVDVPSEEKSKLSDIFTDFAKMPTTMRQLSWVQFFSWFGLFGMWVFTTPAIAHHIYGLPLSDTSSQQYQDAGDWVGILFGVYNLVSAIIALFFLPYIAKKIGRKSTHAVSLIIGGIGLISIYFMPNEDWVVLPMILVGVAWASILAMPYAILAGSIAPKKMGVYMGIFNFFVVIPQIVNALIGGPIVKYLYNGDAIYALITSGVSFLIAALLVYKVKDVDDTIQKS
- a CDS encoding LacI family DNA-binding transcriptional regulator, with the protein product MKRKITLKQIAKELDVSISTVSKSLRNSLEIGEETRLKVQAFAKFYNYKPNNIALSLKNRKTKSIGIIIPEIVHYFFSTVINGIEQVANENGYSVVICLSDDSFDKEVLNMEMLANGSIDGFIMSLSKETQYKGDFHHITEVINQGMPVVMFDRVTNDILCDKVIIDDKAAAYEAVQSLIDNGRKKIALVTTVDYVSVGKLRTDGYEKALLDNGLPFNEDLIIKIEDVDTCEITISQLLHDRAFDAVFAVNELFAVTIIKTANKMGLKVPEDLAVIAFTDGIISKYSTPTITTVSQSGEKMGNKAAKMLIERLEAEHDDDDEENENYTTEVIETHLIERESTD